The DNA region GATATGCGTTACGGGGAGAAAAGCACGTTTTCACGCCCGGTGGTACGTTCAGCGGCCGACTCTGTCTGACGGCCACAACGCTCAAGACGGTCGTTTCCCATGGTTCGGGTGGCGACGGTGGCCAGCAACAGCAGAGGTGGTGGAACGGCCATGGACGTCGCCAGGGGGTACGTCCCTGCTCCGACGGTGCCAGACTGTACCCGGGTTGCTGGATTCACGACCGTTTGACGTTGCTTCGTCGTTCGAGATGCCTTCTCGATGCGGTATCGACGTTCTCTATGCACTCTGCGTTGACGCGCTTAGTCGCTGGTGTATTTCGTCGCTGTCGGGCGTACATCTACTACGATACTCGAGAGCGACGCCGACAACGATCGGTTACGTCGCTCCATACACGGGTAAGCGACGGTTACACGCCACCAAGACGACGATGGGCGAGAAGCCGGCTCCAGCGAACGTTGCATCCGAACGGCGCGCATGCGACTCGATGCCAGAAGGGTTATGACGGTAGTCGCATATTACTACTCGATTCATGACTGACGACCCGTCGTTCGTCGACCGCTTCGACGATCCACGGATTACGACGCAGTTCTGCCGCCCACTCTCTGGCGAGACGGACGTGACGCTCCTCGGCGTCGTTCACGATCACCCTGCAAGCATCGCCCGCGTCGAAACCGTCCTCGAGTACCTGGAACCCGACACGCTGGCTCTGGAACTCCCGGGAGCGGCCGTTCCGCTGTACCGAACCTACGCTCGCGACAGCGAGGGGACGCCCTCGCCCGAGTTCGGTGGCGAGATGGCGGCCGCGATTCGCGCCGCGCCGGAAGCGGACGTCGTGGGCATCGACGCTCCCAACTGGTCGTTTCTCCGCCGCCTCTTCACTCGCTTGCTCGCCGACCGCGTCCCGGCGTCGACCGCCCGACGGGTCCTCTCGAGTCTGAGTGGGGTGACACGAACGGCGCTGACCTGTCGCGTCGCCGCCACCGTCTCGAACGCGACGTCGGTGACCATCGCCTGCGGCGACCCGATCGAGTACGCCTGTTCGGCGGACGATTCGCCCGCGACGCAGGCCGAACACGAGCGACGACACGTCTCTGGCGTCAGAACGCTCCTCCGGCTCCAGGACGACGGGGCGGACGCGACGACGTATCGCGACGAGACACGGGAGTCGTGTATGATCGACCACCTCGAGTCGCTCCGGGCGGAGGGGTTGGTCGTCGCCGTCGTCGGCATCGATCACCTGCGGGCGCTCGAGACGGCGCTGGTTGATAGTGACAGTGACGACAGCTCGCAGCGATGACGGCTCGCGGTGACGAGTGCCCGCGGTGACGACGGCTCGCGATATCGAAGGTATGCGGTGACGACGACTCCGGTAACGGCGGCTCCGGTGACGACGAACCCGACGAACCGACCTGCACCGAGAAAACGGATTCTTCGTGGCTACCGCCTGAGTGGCGAGACGCACACCCGGCAGTACGTGAACGTCGGCTCTCGTTCGTTCGGCGCGCCGCAGTGTGGACAGGCCGTCGTCTCGCCGTCGACCTCGAGATCGGCGTTGAGTGAGTCGGCACCGTCGTGGTGAGCGCGGGCCCGATCCAATCGCGGCGCCGACTGCAGGCCGGCGTGCTCGCCGTCGGTGACGGACGCGGGCAGGCTGGTCTCGCCGTCGCGGCGCACGTACGCGTAGTAGAGCACCAGGTGGAGTAAGGCGAACAACAGCACGTACCCGACGAGCCAGACCCAGAGGCTCATTGGTGTGCTATACGTTCTCAACCTACTTGGTTATTGCCCGAACTATCGCCTCTCGCGACAGTCACGGATTCGAAAAAACGCGCGCCGTCAGTTCGTTCGGTGGCCGGGCGGCGTCAGGTCGCGCTGGAACTCGTCGAACTGCTCGAGGCCGTCGTCCAGGTCGTACTCGATCTCGCGTTCGGCCTGTCGGTTCTCGCCGGCGTCCTCGAGCGGGGTCGCGACGTCCTCCCAGCCGGGTTTGATCTTGATGCTCTTCGCGGGCATACCGACGGCAATGTGGTGGGCCGGCACGTCGTTCTGGACGATAGCGCGGGCGCCGACGATGGCGTTCTCGCCGACTCTGTTCCCCGCGCGAACCATCGAGTCGTAGGTCAGGCGGACGTCGTCCTCGATAGTGGTGTGAAAGTTTCGGACCTCGGTCTGGTCGACGACGTCGTGGTCGTGGCTGTAGAGGTGCGCGCCGTCGGAGATGGAGACCCGGTCGCCAATCGTGAGCTTACCGCGGTCGTCGAGGTGAACGTTGTCGTGGATGACCGTGTTGTCGCCGACCGTGATGTTGTGGCCGTACGTGAACGTGATCCCCTTGAAGAAGCGGCAGTTCTCCCCACAGTCCTCGAAGAGGTGATCGGCGAGCATCCGCCTGAACCGGAGGGCGAACTCGACGTTGTCAGCGAGTGGCAGACTGTCGAACTGTCGCCAGAGCCACTGGAGGTGCTTCGAGCGCTTGAACTTCTCTTCGTCCTTCTCGGCGTAGTACTCGCTCTCGAGGGTCGTGTTACAGGGGTCGTAACTCTGGAGTCTGACGAGTTCGGCCGGCGAGACGTCGCCACCGGCTTGCCAGCGCTCGTAGGCGTCCCGGTCCCCCGAAAGGTCGATGAGCACGTCCTCGACGACCGAGCAGGTGCTCTCGTCGCTCGAGAGACGCTCGTCGACGGCCGTCACGAACTCCCGCATCCCCGCCTCCGCCTCGTCCGGCAGCGAGACGTACCGCTTGGTCATGTGGCGGTGTACTGTGGCGAAGGTCATAGACGTTCGGTTCTCGATTTTCTCTCCCTCTCGAGAGCGATCGGTATCGAAGTAGTCCGACGCTACCGTTCGATCCGTACTGAGGATTCGTCGGTAGCGATTCCCCGAACTCGAGAACGGGCTCTCACACTCGAGAACGGGTTTCTCCGCTCGCGAATAGGTTCCCTTCAGCCCCGGCCGTCGGGACGTTCTTCGATGGAGGCGCGCTCGGTGATCATCCGAACGACGCTCGAGTGCGACGATCATCCGAACGGGGCTGGAGCGTGGCGATCACCCGAACGACGGACGAGTGCGGCGAGAAGACGGAAAGCGGCTGTCGTGACTCGGTCTAGGGACCGATCAGAGCGACGTTCCAGCGACGAGCGGACGCGAGCGCGTGGCGAAATCGGTGTCGACGATTCCGTCCTCGAGGTGGTCGTCGGCGTACATGACGCCCTTCTCGCCGACAGTGACCAACCCGGCTGCCTCGAGGGCAGGCAGGTGCTGGTGGGTCAGGGTGGTCCGCACGTCCGCTTCACTGGCACCGACCTCGGCTGCGACTTCCGAGGCGAGGACGGCGACGGAGAGCGGCTCGGACGCGTCATCGAGCACCGCGAGGGCGGTTCGACGCCGCTCGTTCGCGAGCGCCTCGAAGACGGCGTCCCAGTTCGTGTCGTTGCGCTCGGTCGTCTTTCGGATGGTCGCCCCGTCGAGGACGAGGTCGTCGGGCAGCGAGACGGCGCCCGCCTCGCGGTCCCATGCGAGCAACCCGGCGTCCTCGAGTAGGGGCAACTCGACGTGAACGAGCGCGGTTCGCCGTTCCTCGAACTCGTTCGTGGTGACCGACACGGCTGGTTTTCCGAGCTCCTCGGCGGCGAGTTCCCGGGCTAACTCGTTGAGTGTGACCGAATCAATCCCGCCCTCGCGCCGTTCGCCGACGAACGCCAGAATACGCCGTCGCCGTCGGCTGGTAATGGCGTTAAACGTCGAATCAATCGACAGATTACGTGCCGCAGAGTCCGTCTGGCTCATACAACCGCTGCTTACTACCATAGTCGGTTAAGCCTCGTTCCAAAACAGATAGGTGGTCGATCAACGGTCGTGAAATGAATGTCAGCGATACTGTTCAGAACCCGAACTAGACGCTATCATCCTCGACTTCGAACGACCGTCGGCCATCCCCCGTCACGCCGGCAGGTTCGGGACGAACGAGCGACGTTCCGTACACCCTAAGTCCCCTCGCTCCCAAGCCCGAGATATGCAGTATCAGACGCTCGGAACCGCCGATGTCGAGGTCAGCGAAGTCGGCTTCGGTGCCTGGGTCGTCGGCACCGACTGGTGGGGCGACCGCTCGGAAACCGACGCGATCGAGATGATCGACCACGCCCTCGACCGGGGGATCACCTACTTCGACACGGGCGACGTCTACGGCCACGGGCGAAGCGAGGAACTCGTCGGGAAGGCTCTCGCGGACGTGCGCGAGGACGTCACCATCGCCACCAAGGTCGGTTACGACTTCTACAACAACCCGCAGGCGGGCCACGGCGAGTTGCCGAAATCGATGGACCCCGACTACCTCCGGGAGGCCGTCGAGCAGAGCCTCGAGCGACTCGACACCGACTACCTGGACGTCCTCCAGTTGCACAACGCGAACGTCGACGAGATTACCCCGGACGTCCTCGAACTCCTCGACGAACTCGAGGAGGAGGGGCTGATCCATGCCCGTGGCCTCGCACTGGGACCCTCTATCGGCTGGCTGGCCGAGGGCGACCTCGCCATCGAAGAGGAGTTCGACTCCCTCCAGCTGGTCTGGAACGTCTTAGAGCAGGAGGTCGGCAACCATTTCCTCGAGACCATCGAGCGCACCGGTTCCTCGACGAGCCTGATTCCCCGGGTGCCCCACTCCTCGGGCATCCTGAACGAACAGGTCACGCCCGAGACGGAACTCGACGCGGGCGACCACCGCGGCTTCCGCCCCGACGCCTGGTACGAGACGGGCTGGGAGAAACTCGAGGCGTTGCGTTTCCTGGAGCGCGACGGCGAGCGGACGATGGGCCAGGCCGCCATCGCCTGGCTCCTGAGCCACGAGTCGGTCGCCAGCGTCACGCCGACGTTCCGCACCGCCGGCGACATCGACGAGTGGGCGGCCGCCAGCGACGTGCCGAAACTGAGCGACGAGGAACTGGCTCGCGTCGCCGATCTCTACGAGAACGACTTCGACATCGACCGCGAGGACGGCATGGACTCGCTTCGATCGTCGGTCGACGGTGAGGACATCCGCTCGGCGGGCCTGGACAAACTGGCCGCCGACTGATCGCGTCCCCATACTGAGGACCACGATGGCGCTCAGGGTCGATTCGCGCTGACGAGGACGGTTCGTGCTTGAGGCCGATCCGTGCTGCCAGGGCCGATTCGTTCTCGAGCACCGGCGGTCCTGATCTGACGGACTTCCTTCGACTGCGAACTAAACACGAATACGAACATTCTCGTCGGTCGGCCCGAGAGTGACGGCCATGTCGTCCCCCGAAACCTCTTCCCCGGACGGGCCGGACGGAACGGAACACGCGGTCGAACCGGCCGAACCAGACCCCTCGAGCGAGCCGGACGCGCCGGACGCCCGTCCAGCCACGATGAACGGTCTCCTCGGCGGCCTCGTCGCCGTCTTCGCTTCCTTTCTCACGTTCTCGGTGCTCCTCGGCGGCATCGTCGCCGGCTACCTCGAGGGGGCCGACCAGGAGGAGGGGATCATCGCGGGCCTGTACGCGGGTTTCGTTTACGCCGCGTTGATCGTCCTGCCGCTCGTGCTCGGACTGGGGCCAGTCGTCGGCGTCGGTGAACTGGTCGGCGGGCTCGAGTTTGTCGACGGGGGCCTGATCCTCTTCATGGTGTTCTACAGCACGTTCGCCGGCGGGTTCGGCGGCTGGGTCGGCGCGTACCTGAACGCGGAGTTCGGCGACGTGTTCGGTCGTCTCTAGCTCGAAGCGGTTCGCTGCCCGCTCGTCACGGGACTCACTCACGCCACTTCTTCTCGAGAGCCGTGTTCGACTTCGATTTCGACTCACGGAGCGACGTCCGGTATTCCGAGCAGAGACGACTCTCGCGTTTCACATTGCTATCGCCGTGAGAGAAAGAGCGTTCTGCCCCAATTCCTCCGTCGCGCCGCGATCACCCTCTCCGCGGCGACTCGAGTTCGATGTCCGCAGCCTCGAGCAGGTCGGCCACCTCCTCGCGTTTCTCCTGGTGCTCTCGCAAAAACTCCTTCATGAGATGGGCGGCCTGCTCCTTGCAGTCGCCACAGAGGCGCTCGCCACCGACGCACTCGTCGTAGACGCGTTTCGCGAACTCGTCGTCGTCGCCGGCGAGCAGGTAGGCGTAGAGTTCGTAGACGGGACACTCGTCGGCTCTGCCGCCTAACTCGCGCTGGAGTTCGGCCGTCTCGCGCCCGCCCGTCGTCGCCGCCTTCACCTTGTCGTAGCCGTCCTCGGGGTCGTCGAGCAGCGAGATGTGGCTGGCCGGAATCGAGGAGGACATCTTCCCGCCCGTGAGCCCGGTCATAAACCGGTGGTAGATGGACGACGGCGGCTGGAAGCCGTAGCCGTCGTGAGCAAGTTCGATCGTGCGGGCGATCTCGGCGGCCTCGTCGTGATCCAGGTCGAAGGCGTCGACGTGTTCGTCGAAGACCCGTTTCTCGCCCTCGACGGTGTCGATCAGCGCTTCGAAGGCTTCCTCGGTCGCCCGGCGATTCAGGAACCGTGTTCGGGGACGGAGGGGTTCCATACCAGCGTTCTCGAGTTTCGAGATGGCGCGATCGCGGGCGTCCTCCTCGACTGTTTCGACCTCGGTAACGCCGGTGCCCCCGGACTCGAGCCACTGGGCAGCCTCCACGCACCGCGGCTGGTCGGGGTCGTCCGCGTACGACTCCCGGGCGTCGTAGGCAGCGCCGATGACCGAGAGTTCGTCCTCCGTCGCCTCGAAACTCGCGTAGGCCGTCGTCACGCCGAAGTAGCGCATCCGGGAGGCCAGGTCCCGGGCGAGCCTGACGTGAGGGTCCTGGTCGGGGCCGACGGGGATCACCGTGGGCTTTGGCCCCTCTAGCTGGGGGTAGAGGATGTCGGCCATCTGCGTGACGACCGACTGCATGTGCGAGACGTCGGTCTCGCCGTCGAAGCCGTAGATGGCCCCGAGTTCGGAGAAGTTGGCCTCGATCCCCAGTTCGAACGCGAGGTCCTGCACCTCGCGCTCGGTCGACTGGCGGTAGACGGTTCCGTCCTCGAGGTCGAACCCCAGCGCCAGCAGGGAGAGCAGGTAGTCCCGGGCGTGTTCGTCGATTTCGTCCCAGGTGAGTCCGCGCGCGGCGTGGGCCTCGAGGTCAGCGATCAGCGCGTAGGCGTCTCCGCCCTGTTCCTGGTGCCAGATGATCTCGTCGAAGACGAGTTTGTGCCCGATGTGGGGGTCGCCGGTCGGCATGAACCCCGAAAGGACGGCGAAGGGGTCGCCCTCGCGCATGGCCTCGAGCACCGGCCGGTAGTCGCGGTGACCGAAGATGACGCCCCGGCGCATCAGGTAGTGGGGGTGGGGCAGGTCCGCGAGGAGTTCGTCGAACTCCTCGATGCCGAACTCCTCGAAGAGTTTGCGGTAGTCGGAGACGCTCGAGGAGCCCCAGGGGTCGAGAGCGACCTCGTCGGCGCCAGCGGCCCCTCCGTCGGTCAGTGGTTCCTCGGCGTCCTCGGCGTCCTCGGCGTCCTCGATCGTATCCGTGCCCGTACCGGTCATTGTCCCGGATTCGCCGCCCAGCGCGCAAAAACCTTCGCTTCCACACCGTCTCGACTCGAGTGCCGTCGGTCGCCGGTCAGGACGATTCGTCCAGTTCGTCCACATCGTCCGCCGAGGACCCCGTCCGAAACTCCAGGCGAAAGCCGCTCTCGGCGTGCTGGCTCGTACCCGCCTCGACCGTCCAGCCGTGGGCGTCCGCGATTCGCCGGACGATCGACAGGCCGAGTCCCGTCCCGTTCTGAGTGCCCGAGTGACCGTACTCGAAGAGCACCTCGAGGTCGTCCTCGCCGACGTCGACGCCGATGCCATCGTCCTCGACGTAAAAGCCGCCGCTAGGGAGCGATCCGAGCCGTACCGTCACGCCCTCACCGCCGTGGGTGACGGCGTTGCCGAAGACGTTCTCGAACAGTTCTCGAAGCGCTCCCGGGGTCGCCTCGACCGGCTTCAGGTCGGCTGCCGCCTCGAGTTCGAGGGTCGCCTGCCCGGTGTCGACGGTCTCCCAGGCACGCCCGGCGACGACGCCGACGGACACCCACTCGAGGTCCTCCTCGTTGACGTCCGAACGGACGAGCGTCAGGACGTCGTCGATCAGGTCGTCCATCCGCCCGAGCGATTCGCCGATCGGTTCGAGGTGGTCGCTCGAGCAGTCGTCAGCAAGGAGGTCGAGGTGACCCGTCGCGACGGTCAGTGGATTTCGCAGGTCGTGGGAGACGATGGCGGCGAAGGCCCCCAGTCGGTCGTTGGCGCGCTCGAGGTCGTACTCGCGCTCGGTTCGCCGAAACGCCGCGGCGGCGTGTTCCGCCAGAAATTCGACGAACTGGCAGTCGTCGACGGAGATAGTTCCCGACTCCGGCGTGACGACGCTCATCACGCCGTAGGAACCGAGCGGAACGATCACGCCGGCGGTCATCGGGTGGTCCGGGTCGCCCAGGATGTCGCTCTCGTCGATCAACCGAAAGCTGGCGTTCTCGACATCGGCCAGCGGGTCGTCTTCGGTTTCGGCGAACACGGTCGTTTGTCCCTCCCGAAAGGCCACACCGGCCATCGAATTCTCGAACGGGAGGTGTTCCGGGACTGCGCCGTGACCCTTCCGTTCGTCCGTTGTGGCCACGAGGTCGAACCGGCCCGTCCCATCGTCGGCGGCGAAGACGGCCGTCAGTGGCTGCTCGAGGACGGTACTCGCCGTCTCGACGGTCGTTTCGGCGATTTCGTCGGCCGTCGCCGCTCGAAAGAGTCTCGGCGTCGCCGACTGCAGAGCGCGCAAAATCCGCATCTGACGGTGTCGGTCGACCCGTTCTCTGACGTAGTCGACCAGCGTCTCGGTCGCGTCCACCGCAACGGCGGCAGGCTGGTAGGACCCGTCCTCTAGCCACATCTGCGTGTCGCTGGTATCGACGCAGCGAACGATCGAACACCGCGTCGCTTGCGCTCGAACTCGCTCGAGCAGCTCGCGCCGAAGCCCTTCGTCGCCGGCCACGTCTCCGACGACGACGCAACCGACGGTTCCCGACTCGAGGCGGTCGAGCGCGGACGAGAACCGACGCTCGTGCGCGACCGGCGTGGATAGTCGGGACTCGAGCGTCGTCGCGACTGTCTCGAGACCGTCGCCGACGATGAGAACGCTCGGTGGGCGTCCCCCATCCACTATCATATTCTCACGTGGCATCGAGACGGCAAATACGTTGGCGTGGAATCGACCGCTGAAACGGGCCTCGAAACCGAATTCGAATCCGGTTCGGTCAGGGGGTCAGCCGTTCGAGCGACCGCCACTCGATGTCGGCGTCGCCTCCTGGACCGGCTTCGCTGACCAGCGCAAACACCATCGTCTTCCGGACGCCGTGAGCCAGCCGTACGTCGAGCGAGAGGTCCCGCGGCTCGAAGACGTGCTCTGCCGGCAGTACGCGGACCAGGAGTTCCGAGTGGCCGAGGTCGTCGACCGACTCGACGTTCGCGTACGTCCGGAAGTCCGCACCGAACTTGTAGCCCGTCTTGGGAACGACGCCGGCCTCGCGGAGCGTGGTGTAGACGGCCAGTCGCCGGTCGAACCGTTCGCCCTCGACGTCGCGACCGCGCTCGAGCACCGCCGCCGGGTCGAGATCGATCGCGCCCGCCGTCGCGAGGTGGGCGGCCTCGAGCAACGAACACTGCAGGGTCGGTCGGTCGTACTCCCGGCCCTCGAGCGGCTGGCCGTAGAACGTCCGCTCGTACAGCTCGTGTGGGGGATTCCAGATGACGACCCGATCGGCGAGCAGGTCGGCTTCCACGCCCTGGGGAATGGCCGTCTCGCTCGTTCCCGAAATCTCGGGCCGGCCGACGTCGAAGTAGGTGATCTCGCTTTCTTCATCGACGACGGCGAGGGCGCCGCTCTCGAGGTCGCTCGCGGCCACGTCGGTTCGCTCGCCGACCACGCTCAGTGCGTACTCGATCTCCCCGTCTCCCGGCCCCTTCCCGCGGGGGAAGACGGCGAACTCGGCTCGAGGCGGCTCCGTCACCCACGGTTCGCGAGCGGGGGCGAGGTAGAACCCGCGCGAGCGGAGGTCGGCGTAGACGAGGAACCGAACGCCGAAGTCGGGTTCCGGCCCCGGTTCGCGGGCGAGGAACGAGCGAAACGACAGTCGCTCGTCGCCGTCGCGGACGGCAGCCAGGTCGCCCCGGTACAGCAGGTGGGCGGCCTCGACCGGCGCGAGGGCGATCTCGTTGCCCCCGAGCGGGTAGCCGTAGCCGCGCGAGTCGTGAAACCGCTGGCGGGCGTCGTTGCCGACGCGGACGACGTCGCCGTCGAACCGTCCCTCGAGTTCCATACCCGGAGGTGTCGGGCGGGCCACAAAGCCCCTGCGAATCCCGTCATCGGGCTGGTGGGTCACGTCGCCGGGCAGGCGTCTGTGCAGCGAGTCGTCAGTGGTCGGCCGTCACCGACCCCTCTTGGGCTGTCGCCTCGGACTCGAGCGCTTTCGCTCGAGCGCGGTCGCAGGTCGCGTCCAGGCAGCGAGTCCCGGTCGTGGTGTCGAACGTGGGGAGGCCGCAGGCACACTCGCCGTCGGCGACGCCCGTCGGGATGACGAACCCGGTGTCGCAGTCGGGATAGTGTTCACAGCCGGCGATCAGGCCGCCCCGCCGGAGGATCAGCAGGTCACCCTCGCAGTTCGGACAGTCCCACTCGCGGTCGAACGCCTCGCGGACGGCGTCGTCGAGCGACTCACAGCCGCGGTCGAGACAGACGTGGAACGCGAGGCCGCGCTCGACGCGCATGCGAGGGAGACCACAGTCACAGCGGTCGTCGCGGAGGGTTGTATCCCGTGGGATGGAATAGCGGTCGCTACAGCCGACGCAGTGGATGCCGTTCGAGCGGACGAGGACGCCGGTGCAGCCGTCGCCTGGACACTCACCCACGGGGGTGCCGGTGCTCGAGGCCGGATAGGTGGCGAAGCCGTCCTCGACGTGGGCGGCGACCCGGAGCGTCTGGGTGTCTTTCTTCGCGACGAGGGTGAACCCGTCCTCGCGGTCGCTCGAGACGTTGTCGGCGCGGGTGAGCCAGGCGACGGGCTGGTAGCCGTCGACGTCGTGGACGAAGACGGTGTTGTCGGGCTTGACGATGGTCGTGACGCGGCCGCGGTACTCCTCGCGATCGGTTCCGTCGGCGATCACGGTGCAGTCACCGGCGAGGACACGAATGCTGTCGTCGGACATGGGTGGTCTGGCCGCGCGATGGTATTTGACATCCTCTCCGCGCTGAAGCGCGAGGATTCCCGAGCGTTGGGATATTAAGATTTGCAACCCACCTGTTCGCTCGGTGCGAAACGCCCCGAGGTTTGATTGAACAGGTAGGCTACAGGCCGTGCCAAACGACCGTTACTCATATCCTCTGTCGGAGGATTCTGAGTTATCTTTCTGCGAATGTTCATTGCACCGTTCACGTCCGCGTTCATGGCCACGTCACACGAATCACAGACGTACAACCCACGCTCTACACGGTTCGCGTCACGCTTCCGCCCACAACACGAACACGTCTTCGACGTATCTCGCTCCGAAACACGGTCAACGAGGATGCTATGCTCCTCCGCTTTGTATTCGAGCAGGTTCGTGAAGCGGTCGAACTCCCACCCGTGGAGCTTCTTATTCCCACGCTTGCCCCAGTTCCGAGGCTCGCCGTTCTCGTTCTCCCGAATCTCGCTCAGGTCGCCAACAGCGATGCGACCAACATTGTGGTCGATACACTGCTCGACGACGTGCTTAGCGAGGGCGTGCAAGAAGTGGTCTTTCCGCCGAGACAGTTTCTGTCGAGCACGAAGGGCACCGTGTGACGGGCCGTTCTTGCCTTCGGTGTCATACTCGTTGCGAGTGAAGTAGTGCTTGTCTTGTTTCAGCACGTTCCCCGGATACAACTCGGCGTCACCGTCGTCGTAGGCGATGGTGAGGTAGTTCTTGATTCCTAGGTCAATCCCTGCCGTGTTATCGCCGGGGGCATCCTCGACGGGAATCTCGATCTTGCAGATGAGGTGGAGTTCCCAGCGGTCGCCGTTCCAGACGGCCCGTACCTGTTGGATGTTCTCCACGGTCAGGTCCGGTCGTGTCTCGTACTCTGCGAGGATGAAGTCCGAGTGGTGGGTCTTCAGATTGAAGCCCTTGCTCAGGCGAAGTTTGTTGTGTTTGGAATCGTGTTTGATGCCGTTTTGCTTCCACGTCACCGTGGAGCGTGGGTGGTTATCTCCTCGCTTGCGGTAGCCGGGTGGGTTCGCGTCGGTGTCGCCGTTGTTGTGCTGTTTAAATCAGCCGGTGAACGCCTCAGCGAGTTCTTCGAGAACGCGCTGACTTGACTGAGAATGCAGGTCACTATAGCGTTCGTGGTCTTTTAATTCGCGTTTGAGGTCGGCTTCCGACGGAACCTTTCCGGTATCATCCCATTCCTGTTGGATGTGGTAGCGGGCGACGTTCCACAGTTTGGATGCTGAGTGCCCGCAGTCATCGAGGTCGTCACTCACCTGGGGGTGGTTGACGAGTTTCGCTCGATAGGTCCGGGTTGTCTCCAGCATCGGCTGTGTTCATAAGCATTTATGGATTGTTTCGTATTAATGATAGTGATTGGACGTAGAATATCCAGCAGTGTATCCATCGGTGGTTGGCGTCATTCAGTGACGGCGCGTATCCCCGCCATAATCGGTGAGGTTTTGCGCCTGTTCATCCCATAAACTCTCGAGGCGGTGTATTCCGGTTCTAGCGTCTCTCCTCGACGCCTGGCGAACGGCCCGCTTCGATTCGCGCACACCTTCGTGTTCATGTTCGTGTCCGGTCCGTCTTCGCGTTCGATGTGACCGAGACGAGACTTTTTGACCCCGGTCGTGATACCGGTTGGTATGGGGGAGACGTACGAGGCGGACTGGCTCCACCTCGCCGACGGGGAGGCCGTCGTCTG from Natronosalvus rutilus includes:
- a CDS encoding DUF91 domain-containing protein, which gives rise to MSDDSIRVLAGDCTVIADGTDREEYRGRVTTIVKPDNTVFVHDVDGYQPVAWLTRADNVSSDREDGFTLVAKKDTQTLRVAAHVEDGFATYPASSTGTPVGECPGDGCTGVLVRSNGIHCVGCSDRYSIPRDTTLRDDRCDCGLPRMRVERGLAFHVCLDRGCESLDDAVREAFDREWDCPNCEGDLLILRRGGLIAGCEHYPDCDTGFVIPTGVADGECACGLPTFDTTTGTRCLDATCDRARAKALESEATAQEGSVTADH